A single window of Gossypium arboreum isolate Shixiya-1 chromosome 13, ASM2569848v2, whole genome shotgun sequence DNA harbors:
- the LOC108461797 gene encoding protein argonaute 7-like, translating into MEKSEEHHGSKECSGKTRAFKGINNSPHKHHYYHHHHPWLQYSGHYGFFNQNQFQSYSYYPSLLPLPPPIPLQLALPPPLPQNHTFQPKTHLQQLSISNTKFPVPSMTPAQEGLQWRKSLPSKASDGIKMRNATKEALVAARRPDSGGVEGPVISLLANHFLVKFDPSLKVYHYNVEISPHPSKEVARMIKQKLVESNSGLLCGAHPAYDGRKNFYSPVEFQNGKLEFFVSLPIPTANTGSPFGEWNGFQQKQNQLKVFRINIRAVSNFDGKDLSSYLSNESDDWIPLPQDYLHALDVVLRESPMEKCICVGRSFYSSSTGGTKEIGGGAIGWRGFFQSLRPTQQGLALNVDSSITVFHESIGVIPYLQKRIDFLRDLTQRKTRSLSDDERKEVEKALRNIRVFVCHRETVQRYRVYGLTEEATENLYFADRDGKNLKLIGYFKDHYNYNIQFRNLPCLQISRSKPCYLPMELCMICEGQKFLGKLSDDQTARILKMGCQRPKERKAMIDGIVRGPAGPTSGNQAEEFKLHVSKEMSRLNGRILQPPKLKLGDGGHVRDITPSRRDRQWNLLNSHVFQGTRIERWALLSFGGTQEQKSNLPKFINQLSQRCEQLGIFLCKSTVVSPQFEPTQVLNNVTLLESKLKKIHRAASNNLQLLICIMEKKHKGYADLKRIAETSVGVVSQCCLYPNLGKLSSQFLANLALKINAKVGGSTVALYNSLPSQIPRLFRLDEPVIFIGADVTHPHPLDDSSPSVAGVVGSMNWPAANKYVSRMRSQTHRQEIIQDLAAMVEELLDDFYQEVNKLPKRIIFFRDGVSETQFYKVLKEELQAVKEACARFPGYKPPITFAVVQKRHHTRLFPFEINPSSNQNQHFDENIPPGTVVDTVITHPREFDFYLCSHWGVKGTSRPTHYHVLWDENRFTSDELQKLVYNLCYTFARCTKPVSLVPPAYYAHLAAYRGRLYLERSESVAFTRSSNIISRVTPPKTTPLPKLSENVKKLMFYC; encoded by the exons ATGGAGAAATCAGAGGAGCACCATGGCAGCAAGGAATGCAGTGGTAAAACCAGGGCTTTCAAGGGCATAAACAACAGCCCTCATAAGCATCATTACTACCACCACCACCATCCATGGTTGCAATACTCAGGTCACTATGGCTTCTTTAACCAAAACCAGTTCCAAAGCTACTCTTACTATCCTTCTTTGCTTCCTTTACCTCCTCCAATACCTTTGCAACTGGCTTTACCTCCACCTCTCCCGCAGAATCATACCTTTCAACCAAAAACCCATTTGCAGCAACTTTCAATCTCTAATACCAAATTCCCAGTTCCTTCTATGACACCAG CTCAAGAGGGGCTTCAATGGAGAAAAAGTCTGCCATCTAAAGCAAGTGATGGAATAAAGATGAGGAATGCTACAAAGGAAGCACTGGTGGCTGCAAGGAGACCAGATTCTGGTGGTGTAGAAGGGCCTGTAATCTCTCTCCTTGCCAACCATTTCCTAGTAAAATTTGATCCTTCTCTAAAAGTTTACCATTATAATGTTGAGATATCCCCTCATCCCTCCAAGGAGGTTGCTAGGATGATCAAGCAGAAACTGGTTGAAAGCAACTCAGGTTTGCTTTGTGGTGCTCATCCAGCCTATGATGGTAGGAAGAATTTTTATAGCCCCGTTGAATTCCAAAATGGTAAGCTTGAGTTCTTTGTTAGTCTCCCGATCCCCACTGCGAATACAGGTTCGCCTTTCGGGGAATGGAATGGCTTTCAACAAAAACAGAATCAGCTCAAAGTGTTTAGAATCAATATCAGGGCTGTTTCCAATTTTGATGGAAAGGATTTGAGTAGTTACTTGAGCAATGAAAGTGATGATTGGATCCCACTTCCTCAAGATTATCTCCATGCTTTGGATGTTGTTCTTAGGGAGAGTCCAATGGAGAAATGTATATGTGTAGGGAGGTCATTTTATTCAAGTTCCACGGGAGGTACTAAGGAAATAGGAGGAGGAGCTATTGGATGGAGAGGTTTCTTTCAGAGTCTTCGACCGACGCAACAAGGACTCGCTCTCAATGTTGATTCCTCGATCACCGTCTTCCATGAGAGTATCGGAGTAATCCCTTACTTGCAGAAGCGGATCGACTTTCTTCGAGACCTTACTCAAAGGAAGACAAGGAGTTTAAGTGATGATGAAAGGAAGGAAGTGGAGAAAGCATTGAGAAATATCAGGGTCTTTGTTTGCCATAGAGAAACAGTCCAAAGATATAGAGTTTATGGCTTAACTGAAGAAGCCACTGAAAACCTTTACTTTGCAGATAGGGATGGAAAGAATTTGAAGCTTATTGGTTACTTTAAAGATCACTACAATTATAATATACAATTCAGGAATTTGCCATGCTTGCAGATCAGTAGGAGCAAACCATGCTATCTTCCAATGGAGCTTTGTATGATTTGTGAAGGCCAGAAATTTCTGGGGAAGCTTTCTGATGATCAGACTGCAAGGATTCTTAAAATGGGTTGCCAAAGACCAAAAGAACGAAAAGCCATGATTGATGGAATCGTGAGGGGACCTGCAGGGCCTACAAG TGGCAACCAAGCTGAAGAATTCAAGCTCCATGTTTCGAAAGAAATGAGTCGGTTGAATGGGAGGATTCTTCAACCTCCTAAGCTTAAGCTCGGTGATGGTGGACACGTAAGAGATATTACTCCTTCCCGCCGTGACCGGCAGTGGAACCTTCTCAACAGCCATGTCTTTCAGGGAACACGGATTGAACGTTGGGCACTTTTAAGTTTTGGGGGCACTCAAGAACAAAAGTCTAACCTTCCTAAATTCATAAACCAGCTATCTCAAAGGTGTGAGCAGCTTGGTATCTTCCTTTGCAAAAGCACAGTTGTTAGCCCCCAATTTGAACCAACACAggtgcttaataatgtgacacTTCTGGAATCTAAGCTCAAGAAAATTCATAGAGCTGCCTCAAACAATCTCCAACTGCTCATATGTATAATGGAGAAAAAGCACAAAGGGTACGCTGATTTGAAACGAATAGCCGAGACAAGTGTAGGAGTTGTGAGCCAGTGCTGCTTATACCCGAACCTCGGGAAATTGAGTTCACAATTTCTGGCAAATTTAGCCCTTAAGATTAATGCCAAAGTTGGAGGTTCCACTGTTGCTTTGTACAATTCATTACCTTCTCAGATTCCACGACTTTTCAGGCTTGATGAGCCTGTGATCTTTATCGGTGCTGACGTGACTCATCCTCACCCGCTTGATGATTCCAGCCCATCGGTTGCTGGTGTGGTTGGTAGCATGAACTGGCCTGCAGCAAACAAGTATGTATCGAGGATGAGATCACAAACACATCGGCAAGAAATCATTCAGGATCTTGCTGCAATGGTAGAAGAACTACTGGATGACTTCTACCAAGAAGTAAACAAACTCCCGAAGAGAATAATCTTCTTCCGAGACGGTGTAAGTGAAACTCAATTCTATAAGGTGCTTAAAGAGGAACTACAAGCTGTCAAAGAAGCTTGTGCAAGATTTCCAGGCTACAAACCTCCCATTACTTTTGCTGTAGTTCAAAAGAGGCACCATACCAGGTTGTTCCCATTTGAAATCAATCCTTCTTCCAATCAAAACCAACATTTCGATGAAAATATTCCCCCGGGGACGGTAGTGGATACGGTGATAACTCATCCGAGGGAATTCGATTTCTATCTTTGCAGTCATTGGGGGGTAAAGGGTACTAGCCGCCCCACCCATTACCACGTATTGTGGGACGAAAACCGATTCACTTCTGATGAACTGCAGAAGCTGGTTTACAATCTATGCTACACTTTTGCAAGGTGCACCAAGCCAGTTTCATTGGTCCCTCCTGCTTACTATGCTCACTTGGCTGCATACAGAGGCAGACTTTACCTTGAGCGGTCAGAATCCGTAGCTTTTACGAGAAGTTCAAACATAATCTCTCGCGTAACTCCTCCAAAGACAACGCCTCTACCAAAACTTAGCGAGAATGTTAAGAAGCTCATGTTTTACTGCTAA